Proteins encoded within one genomic window of Pararhizobium capsulatum DSM 1112:
- a CDS encoding YceD family protein yields MKHDEKPAFSFPVKVGHISANAVEVHLKADDTERAALAELWNILDVLSLEADLQIARWKRDGVRLKGHVAARIVQACVVTLEPVESVIEEPIEAILVPEGSRLARIAANDTGEMVLDPDGPDIPDVFSGDTIDAGQVVSEQVALAIDPYPRKPGVSFGERIESTEKDDVRPNPFASLKDWKKD; encoded by the coding sequence ATGAAACATGACGAAAAACCCGCATTCTCCTTTCCGGTAAAGGTCGGGCATATTTCCGCCAACGCCGTGGAAGTGCATCTCAAGGCCGATGACACCGAGCGTGCAGCCCTTGCAGAGCTCTGGAACATCCTCGACGTGCTGTCGCTCGAAGCCGACCTCCAGATCGCCCGTTGGAAGAGGGATGGCGTCAGGCTCAAGGGGCATGTTGCGGCAAGGATCGTTCAGGCCTGTGTCGTCACGCTCGAGCCAGTCGAATCGGTGATCGAGGAACCCATAGAGGCAATCCTTGTGCCCGAAGGATCGCGTCTGGCCCGTATCGCAGCCAACGACACCGGCGAGATGGTGCTGGATCCCGACGGGCCGGATATTCCCGATGTCTTCAGCGGCGATACGATCGACGCAGGCCAGGTGGTAAGCGAACAGGTTGCTCTTGCAATCGACCCCTATCCTCGTAAACCGGGTGTAAGCTTTGGCGAGCGGATCGAAAGTACGGAGAAGGACGACGTGCGTCCTAACCCTTTCGCCTCCCTCAAGGATTGGAAAAAGGACTGA
- the plsX gene encoding phosphate acyltransferase PlsX, whose amino-acid sequence MVRISLDVMGGDFGPDVVIPGAARALERHPDIRFVLFGDEALCQPLLDKYPKLKAASTFHASEIAIAMDEKPSQALRRGRGKSSMWQAIDAINTGEADVVVSAGNTGALMAMSVFCLRTMTGIQRPAIAGIWPTLKGESIVLDVGATIGADAQQLMDFALMGGAMARALFEIERPTLGLLNVGVEEVKGQEEVKEAGRLLRETGIDSIDYFGFVEGDDIGRGTVDVVVTEGFAGNIALKTAEGTARQIAEYLKAAMSRTLMAKIGYIFAKGAFDRLREKMDPRKVNGGVFLGLNGIVIKSHGGTDAEGFAAAIDVGYDMVRNGLKAKIENDLQRYHAMLPANAAANGAVGEV is encoded by the coding sequence GTGGTCAGAATTTCTCTTGATGTGATGGGCGGCGACTTCGGTCCTGACGTCGTCATTCCCGGCGCAGCCCGGGCGCTGGAGCGTCATCCCGACATCCGATTTGTGTTGTTCGGCGATGAGGCGCTGTGCCAGCCGCTGCTGGACAAATATCCGAAGCTCAAGGCTGCCAGCACTTTTCATGCCAGTGAAATCGCCATTGCCATGGACGAGAAGCCGAGCCAGGCGCTGCGGCGCGGCCGCGGCAAGTCCAGCATGTGGCAGGCGATCGATGCGATCAACACCGGCGAGGCTGATGTCGTCGTGTCGGCGGGCAATACCGGCGCGCTCATGGCGATGTCGGTTTTTTGCCTGCGCACGATGACAGGCATCCAGCGTCCGGCGATTGCCGGCATCTGGCCGACGTTGAAGGGCGAAAGCATCGTGCTTGACGTCGGGGCAACGATCGGCGCGGATGCGCAGCAGCTGATGGATTTTGCCTTGATGGGCGGCGCGATGGCGCGCGCCCTGTTCGAAATAGAACGCCCCACGCTTGGCCTGCTGAATGTCGGCGTCGAGGAAGTGAAGGGACAGGAAGAGGTCAAGGAAGCCGGTCGTCTGCTTCGTGAAACCGGCATTGATAGCATAGACTATTTTGGCTTCGTCGAGGGCGACGATATTGGTCGGGGCACTGTCGATGTCGTGGTGACCGAAGGCTTCGCCGGCAACATAGCGCTCAAGACGGCGGAAGGCACTGCGCGCCAGATTGCGGAGTACCTGAAAGCGGCGATGTCGCGCACGCTGATGGCCAAGATCGGCTATATCTTCGCCAAGGGTGCGTTCGATCGCCTGCGCGAGAAGATGGACCCGCGCAAGGTTAATGGCGGTGTCTTTCTCGGTCTGAACGGGATCGTTATCAAGAGCCACGGCGGCACGGATGCCGAAGGGTTCGCCGCGGCGATCGATGTGGGCTATGATATGGTTCGCAACGGCCTGAAGGCCAAGATCGAAAACGATTTGCAGAGGTACCATGCCATGCTGCCGGCTAATGCTGCCGCAAATGGCGCGGTTGGTGAGGTTTAA
- a CDS encoding beta-ketoacyl-ACP synthase III produces MIRSVVRGFGASLPKRVVTNHDMEKQVDTTDEWIVQRTGIRQRYVAGEGETTASLGEAAARAALDRAKLTPADIDLIILATSTPDNTFPATAVNIQNRLGMHHGAAFDVQAVCSGFIYAVTTADAYIRGGLARRVLVIGAETFSRILDWNDRTTCVLFGDGAGAIVLEAQEGEGSNADRGVLTTKLRSDGAHREKLYVDGGPSTTGTVGHLRMEGREVFKHAVGMITDVIEAAFEATGTTAEDLDWLVPHQANRRIIDGSAKKLGIPLEKVVVTVDIHGNTSAASIPLALNEAASDGRIKQGDLVLLEAMGGGFTWGSVLLRW; encoded by the coding sequence ATGATCCGCTCAGTGGTGCGCGGCTTCGGAGCATCGCTTCCGAAGCGTGTGGTGACCAATCACGATATGGAAAAGCAGGTCGACACGACCGATGAATGGATCGTGCAGCGAACCGGCATTCGCCAGCGCTATGTTGCTGGAGAAGGGGAGACGACCGCGTCCCTCGGCGAGGCCGCAGCGCGTGCGGCGCTGGATCGCGCAAAGCTGACCCCTGCGGATATCGATCTGATAATCCTAGCAACATCGACGCCCGACAACACCTTTCCGGCAACCGCGGTCAACATCCAGAACCGGCTTGGCATGCATCATGGTGCAGCCTTCGACGTCCAGGCCGTCTGTTCCGGCTTCATTTACGCGGTGACGACCGCCGACGCTTATATCCGCGGCGGTCTTGCCAGGCGCGTTCTGGTGATTGGGGCCGAAACCTTTTCGCGCATTCTCGACTGGAATGATCGAACGACCTGTGTGCTGTTCGGCGACGGCGCCGGCGCGATCGTGCTTGAAGCGCAGGAAGGCGAGGGAAGCAATGCCGACCGTGGCGTGCTGACCACGAAGCTCCGCTCCGATGGCGCACACCGTGAAAAGCTCTATGTCGACGGCGGTCCTTCGACCACCGGAACCGTTGGGCACCTGCGCATGGAAGGCCGTGAGGTTTTCAAGCATGCCGTGGGCATGATCACCGATGTCATTGAAGCGGCTTTTGAAGCGACAGGCACGACGGCAGAGGATCTGGATTGGCTCGTTCCGCATCAGGCAAACCGTCGCATCATCGATGGCTCCGCCAAGAAGCTGGGCATCCCACTCGAAAAGGTTGTCGTCACCGTGGATATCCATGGCAATACGTCTGCCGCATCGATCCCGCTTGCGCTTAACGAAGCAGCGTCGGATGGTCGTATCAAGCAGGGCGATCTCGTCCTTCTCGAAGCGATGGGCGGCGGTTTTACCTGGGGCTCGGTGCTTCTGCGCTGGTAA
- a CDS encoding integration host factor subunit alpha, which yields MSGKTVTRADLAESVFRKVGLSRTESAELVETVIDEICNAIVRGESVKLSSFATFQVRDKNERIGRNPKTGEEVPISPRRVMTFKASNVLKQRVLKAHLARKAKQKPQAPAT from the coding sequence ATGAGCGGAAAAACGGTAACTCGCGCAGACTTGGCTGAATCGGTTTTTCGCAAGGTTGGCCTTTCGCGAACTGAATCGGCGGAACTTGTCGAAACCGTCATTGATGAAATCTGCAACGCAATCGTGCGTGGAGAAAGCGTCAAGCTTTCCTCCTTCGCGACCTTCCAGGTGCGTGACAAGAACGAGCGGATCGGCCGCAATCCCAAGACAGGGGAAGAGGTTCCGATTTCGCCGCGTCGGGTGATGACCTTCAAGGCCTCGAATGTGCTCAAGCAGAGGGTTCTGAAAGCCCATCTGGCACGCAAGGCGAAGCAGAAGCCGCAGGCACCTGCGACCTAA
- a CDS encoding MerR family transcriptional regulator: protein MDKSPDAFRTISEVADDLDLPQHVLRFWETRFLQIKPMKRGGGRRYYRPEDVDLLKGIRHLLYDHGYTIKGVQKLLKANGNKFVAAIASGDLATVEALAAANVEEQAQPKLANSDEDQIVGRAKAPASRRFFSFVGGNDDVPEVSIGKTSVGKEDRALLQEALYDLLECKRLLDQVR, encoded by the coding sequence ATGGATAAGAGCCCAGATGCATTTCGCACCATCAGCGAAGTAGCCGACGACCTGGATCTGCCACAGCATGTGCTTCGCTTCTGGGAAACGCGTTTTCTGCAGATCAAGCCGATGAAGCGCGGCGGTGGAAGACGCTATTACCGACCCGAGGACGTCGATCTGCTGAAGGGCATCCGACATCTGCTCTATGATCACGGTTATACGATCAAGGGCGTACAGAAGCTGCTGAAGGCAAATGGCAACAAGTTCGTGGCGGCGATCGCCAGCGGCGATCTTGCGACTGTGGAGGCACTGGCCGCAGCCAATGTCGAAGAACAGGCGCAGCCCAAGCTTGCCAATTCCGATGAAGACCAGATCGTTGGACGCGCCAAGGCACCAGCGAGCCGCCGGTTTTTCTCCTTTGTCGGCGGCAACGACGATGTTCCTGAAGTTTCCATAGGCAAGACATCGGTAGGCAAGGAAGACCGCGCGCTCCTGCAGGAGGCGCTCTACGATCTTCTCGAATGCAAGCGGCTTCTCGATCAGGTGCGCTGA
- a CDS encoding thermonuclease family protein, giving the protein MGRTASGRKTAKRGTKRRVAKATSKSAMWPWYMAGVLIVAGMTGYDHLPMLRGLLRSDGSRVAANVISEKPRTEAHTAAIPTHDKRPAGDVTTKRQDAEDLPLRLVPPTAIPVHTAALRTVAAGPFYFCTDQKNDCIIDGGSFWFKGQKIGLADIAPPQMKKAKCDAERELGSRAKRRLRDILNTGDFKLVAVDGQGEAGDGRLTHVVLRDGTSVSSVLISEGLAHSRKDASKPWC; this is encoded by the coding sequence ATGGGCAGGACTGCAAGCGGCCGTAAAACGGCAAAGAGGGGCACGAAGCGGCGTGTGGCCAAGGCGACGTCCAAGAGCGCGATGTGGCCGTGGTATATGGCCGGCGTTCTCATCGTTGCAGGCATGACCGGCTATGATCATCTGCCGATGCTGCGTGGATTGTTGCGCAGCGATGGCTCCCGTGTCGCCGCCAACGTTATATCGGAAAAGCCCCGCACCGAGGCGCATACGGCGGCAATTCCCACACACGACAAGCGACCGGCAGGCGATGTCACGACAAAGCGGCAGGACGCCGAGGACCTTCCGCTTCGCCTGGTGCCGCCGACTGCCATTCCTGTCCATACGGCTGCTCTGCGTACTGTCGCGGCCGGACCATTCTACTTCTGCACGGATCAGAAAAACGATTGCATCATCGACGGAGGGAGCTTCTGGTTCAAGGGACAGAAGATCGGACTTGCAGATATCGCGCCACCGCAGATGAAGAAGGCGAAATGCGATGCCGAACGGGAGCTTGGCTCCCGCGCCAAACGCCGCCTGCGGGACATTCTGAACACGGGCGACTTCAAGCTGGTGGCGGTGGACGGGCAGGGCGAGGCCGGCGACGGTCGGTTGACCCATGTCGTGCTGCGAGACGGCACATCCGTCAGCAGCGTGCTCATTTCCGAAGGACTGGCGCATAGTCGCAAGGATGCTTCAAAGCCCTGGTGCTGA
- a CDS encoding glycosyltransferase — MNAYDPNARHTTPLRLLEVLEPSGGGSGRHMLDLCRGMSQRGHHVEAVYSPLRAEETFVRELKSLGLPAVHSVDMKRSPGLSDIAAHRKLRSIIGKDRFDIIHGHSSKAGALTRLRLPGLHVPRVYTPHAFRTMDPSLGKGGSLIYGTIENLLARHFTDRLICVSEDEYRHALSLGMPAKTLSVVVNGAAPPPADMARTVRSTFGIPDDAFLFGFIGRLCAQKAPLRLVEAFRLLASKNPHAQLLMVGSGELEEDVARAIADSGLADRMHLTKTFTGPQAVGAFDLLVMPSLYEAMSYVMLEGAAAGKPILCTAFGGASTVIEDGRNGRIIANDGDMAKLAAAMLECAEPERHTILASEAERTASRFSLGAMLDLTESVYLRLAGHAPLATASEAHLPGKHSFAPAPRTIA; from the coding sequence ATGAATGCATACGACCCGAACGCCCGCCATACCACGCCCCTGCGTCTGCTTGAGGTTCTTGAACCCAGCGGCGGCGGCTCGGGCCGCCATATGCTCGATCTCTGCCGCGGCATGTCCCAGCGCGGGCATCACGTCGAAGCCGTCTACTCCCCGCTGCGGGCGGAAGAAACCTTCGTCAGGGAATTGAAGAGCCTTGGTCTTCCAGCCGTGCATTCGGTCGACATGAAGCGCTCTCCAGGCCTGTCTGATATCGCCGCCCACCGAAAGCTTCGCTCCATCATCGGCAAGGATCGCTTCGACATAATCCACGGCCATAGCTCCAAGGCGGGCGCCCTCACCCGTCTTCGCCTGCCGGGTCTCCATGTCCCACGCGTCTACACCCCGCATGCCTTCCGCACCATGGACCCAAGCCTCGGCAAGGGTGGAAGTTTGATCTACGGCACGATCGAAAACCTGCTGGCCCGGCATTTCACAGATCGGCTGATCTGCGTTTCGGAAGACGAGTATCGCCATGCCCTGAGCCTGGGCATGCCCGCCAAGACATTATCCGTGGTGGTCAATGGCGCTGCCCCTCCCCCCGCGGACATGGCCCGAACCGTCCGTTCCACCTTCGGCATTCCGGACGACGCATTTCTTTTCGGCTTCATTGGACGGCTCTGTGCCCAGAAGGCTCCGTTGCGGCTGGTTGAAGCGTTTCGCCTGCTTGCGTCGAAGAACCCCCATGCCCAGCTCCTGATGGTCGGAAGCGGGGAGCTGGAAGAGGATGTGGCGAGAGCGATTGCAGATAGCGGCCTTGCCGACCGTATGCACCTGACAAAGACCTTTACCGGTCCCCAGGCCGTGGGTGCCTTCGATCTCCTGGTGATGCCGAGCCTCTACGAGGCGATGTCCTATGTGATGCTGGAAGGGGCTGCTGCCGGCAAGCCTATCCTGTGCACAGCTTTTGGGGGCGCTTCCACGGTCATCGAAGACGGGCGCAACGGCCGGATCATCGCCAACGATGGTGATATGGCAAAATTGGCAGCAGCCATGCTGGAATGCGCCGAGCCGGAGCGGCACACTATCCTTGCAAGCGAAGCGGAGCGAACGGCCTCGCGCTTCTCGCTCGGTGCGATGCTCGACCTGACCGAAAGCGTCTATCTGCGCCTTGCCGGACACGCGCCTCTGGCAACAGCCAGCGAAGCACATCTGCCAGGGAAGCACTCTTTTGCACCGGCACCCAGAACCATAGCCTGA
- a CDS encoding O-antigen ligase family protein — translation MSALADSPVPGFRPQTAKVTMTGSAMVTFAVFLSGFVIAEPAPYEVFMAVLIGLWALFGLRISRHVAPLLALLILFMVGGILSLTVMDDLDTGPMYMAVSGFLALSAVFFAAIIEARHERLTLIFNAWVAAAVITALLGILGYFGAIPGGEQFTLYDRAKGAFQDPNVFGPFLVAPSLYLIHGLLTERLTRAPLKVVGILLMAFGLFLSFSRAAWALYLFCACALILIMMLKQRTGAFRLKILVLTLSGGILMIGALVVALQIPQIADLFSSRTQLVQDYDGGHLGRFERHRIGLLMSMEKPLGIGPMVFSKIFPEDEHNIWLKSLTSYGWLGFVCYVTLICWTITIGFRFLLLDRPWQPALMISWIVVIGHTAIGNVIDTDHWRHFYMLLGIVWGCGALEMRHRARLGMRIKAARSGEPKGHIA, via the coding sequence TTGAGCGCGCTCGCCGATAGCCCGGTTCCCGGGTTTCGGCCGCAGACGGCAAAGGTCACCATGACCGGCTCGGCCATGGTGACCTTTGCCGTCTTTCTCTCCGGATTCGTCATCGCAGAACCCGCCCCCTACGAAGTGTTCATGGCCGTCCTCATCGGCCTCTGGGCGCTTTTCGGGCTCAGGATATCGCGCCATGTCGCACCGCTCCTTGCCCTGCTGATCCTGTTCATGGTCGGCGGTATCCTGTCGCTGACGGTCATGGATGATCTGGATACCGGCCCGATGTACATGGCGGTTTCGGGCTTTCTCGCGCTGTCTGCCGTCTTCTTCGCTGCAATCATCGAGGCACGCCACGAACGGCTGACGCTGATCTTCAACGCCTGGGTGGCTGCTGCTGTCATCACCGCTCTGCTTGGCATTCTCGGCTATTTCGGCGCCATACCGGGCGGCGAGCAGTTTACGCTCTATGATCGCGCCAAGGGCGCTTTTCAGGACCCCAACGTCTTCGGCCCCTTTCTCGTTGCCCCGTCGCTTTATCTCATCCACGGCTTGCTGACCGAACGCCTCACCCGCGCACCGCTGAAGGTGGTCGGTATCCTGCTCATGGCCTTTGGCCTTTTCCTGTCCTTCTCGCGCGCCGCCTGGGCTCTCTACCTCTTCTGTGCCTGCGCGTTGATCCTGATCATGATGCTGAAGCAACGTACAGGCGCGTTCCGGCTGAAAATCCTGGTCCTGACGCTGAGCGGCGGTATCCTGATGATCGGGGCGCTCGTCGTCGCGCTGCAGATTCCGCAGATCGCAGATCTCTTCTCAAGCCGTACCCAGCTTGTCCAGGATTACGACGGCGGCCATCTCGGACGCTTCGAGCGGCACCGCATCGGTCTTCTGATGTCGATGGAAAAGCCGCTCGGCATCGGGCCGATGGTGTTCAGCAAGATCTTCCCTGAGGACGAGCACAATATCTGGCTGAAATCGCTCACCTCATACGGCTGGCTGGGCTTCGTCTGCTACGTGACCCTGATCTGCTGGACCATCACGATCGGTTTTCGCTTCCTGTTGCTCGACCGACCATGGCAGCCCGCCCTGATGATCTCCTGGATCGTGGTGATCGGCCACACCGCCATCGGCAATGTCATCGACACCGATCACTGGCGCCACTTCTACATGCTGCTCGGCATCGTCTGGGGCTGCGGTGCGCTTGAGATGCGCCACCGCGCCAGGCTTGGCATGCGGATAAAAGCGGCGCGTAGCGGCGAGCCCAAAGGACATATCGCATGA
- a CDS encoding undecaprenyl-phosphate glucose phosphotransferase yields MNQIDRPEAFDTEALRRKISEIRTRSPGEKSDANRPSTLNPLARRIAAQFGMETYSPTMIIGLMRLFEFSALFAIGYAITMFYAAPNLKQWLSYSMILAAGSMLALGFMQAADGYQVPMLRSATRALPRLLAAWTLAFVATALLFVVFHVENRLSPSWVAAWYVAGALFLIAERFFIAFSIRRWARNGTMERRAVIVGGGQPAKDLIRSIEQQSDNDIRICGIFDDRDERRSPHIIAGYPKLGTIAELVEFARLIRVDILIIALPLTAEKRILQLLRKLWVLPADIRIAAHAGNLRFRPRSYSHIGNVAMLDVFDKPIADWDSVAKRAFDIFFSLVALALLWPVFIGAAIAVKLSSKGPIIFKQKRHGFNNEMIEVYKFRSMFTNMSDPTAKNAVTKGDPRVTPVGRFLRKSSIDELPQIFNVLKGQLSLVGPRPHAVLAQTADRTYSDVVEGYFARHRVKPGVTGWAQINGWRGEIDSDDKIKFRTAFDLYYIENWSLWLDLKILLLTPIRLLNTENAY; encoded by the coding sequence ATGAACCAGATCGACAGACCGGAAGCCTTCGACACCGAAGCGCTGCGCCGTAAAATCTCGGAAATCCGCACACGTTCCCCTGGCGAGAAGAGTGATGCCAACAGGCCATCGACGCTCAATCCGCTCGCTCGCCGTATCGCAGCGCAATTCGGCATGGAAACCTATTCGCCGACGATGATCATCGGGCTGATGCGGCTTTTCGAGTTTTCGGCGCTGTTTGCCATCGGTTATGCCATCACCATGTTCTACGCGGCGCCCAACCTGAAACAGTGGCTCAGCTACAGCATGATCCTTGCGGCCGGCAGCATGCTGGCACTCGGTTTCATGCAGGCAGCAGATGGTTATCAGGTTCCGATGCTGCGCTCCGCGACACGTGCATTGCCTCGCCTTCTTGCCGCATGGACCCTCGCCTTCGTTGCGACCGCACTGCTGTTCGTCGTCTTTCATGTCGAGAACCGTCTTTCACCGTCCTGGGTTGCCGCATGGTATGTTGCCGGCGCGCTGTTTCTGATTGCAGAGCGGTTCTTCATTGCCTTTTCGATCCGCCGCTGGGCCAGAAATGGCACGATGGAGCGGCGCGCGGTGATCGTCGGCGGCGGGCAACCGGCCAAGGATCTGATCCGCAGCATCGAGCAACAGAGCGACAACGACATCCGCATCTGCGGTATCTTCGACGACCGTGACGAGCGCCGCTCGCCCCATATCATCGCCGGCTACCCCAAGCTCGGCACGATTGCCGAACTCGTCGAATTCGCGCGCCTTATCCGCGTCGATATCCTCATCATCGCCCTGCCGCTGACAGCGGAAAAGCGCATTCTGCAGCTCCTGAGGAAGCTCTGGGTGCTGCCAGCGGATATCCGTATCGCCGCCCATGCCGGAAACCTGCGTTTCCGTCCGCGCAGCTATTCGCATATCGGCAACGTCGCGATGCTTGATGTCTTCGACAAGCCGATCGCCGACTGGGATTCAGTCGCCAAACGCGCCTTCGACATCTTCTTCAGCCTCGTTGCGCTTGCGCTTCTCTGGCCGGTCTTCATCGGGGCGGCTATCGCTGTAAAGCTGTCGTCGAAGGGGCCGATCATCTTCAAGCAGAAGCGCCATGGCTTCAATAACGAGATGATAGAGGTCTACAAGTTCCGCTCCATGTTCACCAATATGAGCGACCCGACCGCAAAGAACGCGGTCACCAAGGGCGATCCCCGTGTGACCCCCGTCGGCCGCTTCCTGCGCAAGTCCTCGATCGACGAACTGCCGCAGATTTTCAACGTTCTCAAGGGACAGCTGTCCCTCGTCGGGCCTCGCCCGCATGCAGTTCTGGCCCAGACGGCAGATCGTACCTATTCGGACGTCGTCGAGGGATATTTCGCCCGCCATCGCGTCAAGCCTGGCGTTACCGGCTGGGCGCAGATCAATGGATGGCGCGGCGAGATCGACAGCGATGACAAGATCAAGTTCAGGACGGCTTTCGACCTCTACTACATCGAAAACTGGTCACTCTGGCTCGATCTCAAGATCCTGTTGCTGACGCCGATCCGGCTCCTCAATACGGAAAACGCCTATTGA
- a CDS encoding glycosyltransferase family 4 protein, translated as MPDPAAERPLRIIHCFRSPLGGIFRHVRDLAEAHAKAGHEVGILCDSTTGGDYEDKLFDEIRPFLALGLVRLPIRRSVGPSDLKALWGSYKEIRSLRPDVIHGHGAKGGAVARIIGSALRVNRYCVARLYSPHGGSLHYDKKTLLGRSVFLLEKMQEYLTDAIVFVCDFERRTYEEKIGRPRTHSERIYNGVNDLDFKKIHARPDAVNFLCIGMLRDLKGPDIFIDAFARTERIIGRPLSAIMVGDGPQKAEYEQMMLELGLGQRIEMIPAMKASEAFAFTHTVVVPSRAEAMPYIVLEALAAEKPVIASNVGGIAEVLGNNAHVLAAPADAEALATIMTASVTEPGWAKSALPEPVHFKTSFSTSTMAGSLMHLYHRLLANKQPIAESEEPARVF; from the coding sequence ATGCCAGACCCCGCTGCCGAACGTCCCTTGCGCATCATTCACTGTTTCAGGTCCCCACTCGGCGGCATCTTTCGCCATGTGCGCGATCTGGCGGAAGCCCACGCGAAGGCGGGCCACGAGGTCGGCATCCTCTGCGACAGCACGACCGGCGGCGACTACGAAGACAAGCTTTTCGACGAAATCCGCCCGTTTCTGGCGTTGGGTCTCGTTCGGCTGCCGATCCGGCGCTCGGTCGGGCCATCGGATCTCAAGGCCTTGTGGGGAAGCTACAAGGAAATACGCAGTTTGCGGCCAGATGTCATTCACGGTCACGGCGCCAAGGGTGGCGCCGTCGCCCGGATCATCGGCTCAGCCTTGCGGGTAAACAGGTATTGCGTTGCCCGTCTTTATTCGCCGCATGGCGGCAGCCTGCACTACGACAAGAAGACGCTGCTTGGCCGCTCGGTCTTCCTTCTTGAAAAGATGCAGGAATACCTGACGGACGCGATCGTCTTCGTCTGTGATTTCGAGCGGCGGACTTATGAGGAAAAGATCGGTCGTCCGCGCACCCATAGCGAGCGCATTTATAATGGCGTGAACGACCTGGATTTCAAGAAGATCCATGCCCGACCTGATGCGGTCAATTTCCTCTGTATTGGCATGCTGCGCGACTTGAAGGGCCCTGACATCTTCATTGATGCCTTTGCCCGCACCGAACGTATTATCGGCCGGCCACTCTCGGCGATCATGGTTGGCGACGGTCCCCAGAAAGCCGAATACGAGCAGATGATGCTGGAGCTCGGCCTGGGGCAGCGCATCGAAATGATCCCTGCCATGAAGGCCAGCGAAGCCTTCGCCTTCACCCATACCGTGGTTGTGCCTTCACGTGCGGAAGCCATGCCGTATATCGTTCTGGAGGCTCTGGCCGCAGAAAAGCCGGTCATTGCTTCAAATGTCGGCGGCATTGCGGAAGTCCTTGGAAACAATGCGCATGTGCTTGCCGCGCCCGCCGACGCGGAGGCGCTTGCAACCATTATGACCGCATCCGTGACCGAGCCGGGCTGGGCAAAATCCGCCCTGCCGGAGCCTGTTCATTTCAAGACGAGCTTCTCGACATCGACCATGGCGGGCTCGCTTATGCATCTCTATCACAGGCTTCTCGCGAACAAGCAGCCTATCGCTGAGTCCGAAGAGCCCGCAAGAGTTTTTTAG
- a CDS encoding polysaccharide biosynthesis/export family protein, which produces MTFAGAKSVLAIAVATMLCATLSGCNTYQPAPKSFSEATIQPYRLDSGDRLRVNVFEQAGLTGTYTVDQAGYVAFPLIGAVPSRGHTLPEMEQMIAEKLRQGYLRDPDVTIEVDRYRSVFIMGEVGQAGQYSYVPGMTVQNAIAVAGGYSARANQANVDVTRKINGRVITGRIPISDPIMAGDTVYVRERLF; this is translated from the coding sequence ATGACTTTCGCAGGAGCAAAATCGGTATTGGCAATAGCCGTGGCCACCATGTTGTGCGCCACGCTGTCCGGCTGCAACACATATCAGCCCGCCCCAAAATCCTTCAGCGAAGCAACGATACAACCCTATCGCCTCGATAGCGGTGATCGTCTGCGCGTCAACGTCTTCGAGCAAGCGGGACTGACCGGCACCTACACCGTCGATCAGGCAGGATACGTCGCCTTCCCGTTGATCGGCGCGGTACCATCGCGCGGCCATACGTTGCCCGAAATGGAACAGATGATTGCCGAGAAGCTGCGCCAGGGCTATCTGCGCGATCCGGACGTCACGATCGAGGTCGATCGGTATCGATCGGTCTTTATAATGGGCGAGGTTGGCCAGGCCGGGCAATACTCTTACGTTCCCGGAATGACCGTCCAGAACGCGATTGCCGTTGCCGGCGGCTATTCTGCCCGCGCCAACCAGGCGAATGTCGATGTCACGCGCAAGATCAACGGCCGCGTCATCACGGGACGTATCCCGATCTCTGACCCGATCATGGCGGGCGACACCGTTTACGTGCGTGAGCGGCTGTTCTGA